The Raphanus sativus cultivar WK10039 chromosome 2, ASM80110v3, whole genome shotgun sequence DNA segment GTTATTGGTTTAGTTTGGCTATgggttattttgtttttttcattttttaaaaaaaaaatacaaccaAACCATACCAATTCTAACCAAAAATcctaaccaaaattttaaatgaaattaacTGAATCTAACTGAAATCAAAAACTTCAGTTAAGTCCGatagaattaaacaaaaaaaaactgatctaACCAAATACTGACCAAACCGTGGTTAATTCGGCAAATTTAGGCTAAACCGAACATGAAATCATTATATACGGACATAACGTTTTGTGAAACATTTTTCCAAGATTTTCAAATAGTTTGAGACGACCATGTTGCATCTTTAAACATGTAGATTAGTAACACAAGTTGTTTTgacttttgttgttgttgcagaaTGGATGTTGTATGCCGCCGGAGACATGTAACATGGATGCGTTAAACGCGACGTTTTGGTATAGAAGAAAAGACGAGGGTCCACCGTTGGAGACGGAGGTGCTGTATGGTGGGATGGGCCGAATACTAAGCGACTGTGAGTTGTGGAGGAACGATTGGAGCGTGTTGTGCTATGATTGTAGATCTTGCAAGTTCGGATTCATAAGATCTCTAAGAAGGAAATGGTGGCAGCTTGGTGTCTTTTTGGTTGTcatctctattcttcttctcatctctcACCTCTTGATCTTCTTGGCCACCTTTTGGGAAAGATTCAAGGGTCAATAATCATCATGGAGGTGGAGAGTTCTATgtgttaaaaataattcttttgTTCTGTATTCATTTTAGAACTCAAGCAGATGTTCGTTCAAGCAGATCTTCAGCTCTTCGTcctttctctctgtctctttgGTCGGTTTAGTGTAAAGAATGTGTTTGTAATAAAGTACAAACAATTGGTTTGATTCAGAACCCAAAAGGAAGTTCTTGAGTCCATTGCTTAATCCCTGAAGCAGGGGACTTTAAGGTTTAGAACTTAAAAGCATCATTGGTCTTACAACACGGATGGGAAGGTCTAATATTTTGCATGTGCATGTGCATGTGCATGTGAATGTGAATGTGAATGGTGAACTACGTTATATGTTTGTAGTGCTTTGCTGTTATTCATATGTTTACGCACGATCTTCTCCCATCCGTTATaagaaaccaaatcaaatgTAACAAAGGAGAGCCACAATGAAGATACTTCTTTGATTGTCCTAAACTACCAACAGAGAGAGTGAAAAAGCTTGGATGATTAAAGCTTCGTGGAAATTAGGTGCACATATAAATACTATTAGGGAAATCGAAAAAGTGGAATACATCTTTAATAAAAAGGTGAAATTCTACTTTTTGTTTCCCTGCTTGCATCCTTCATCTGTACAAAGAATGGCCAATCTTGCGAGAGTAAAAGACAACAATCAAAAGGGTGGTCTCTTCACACTCAATTAGTGAGTGATGACACAGAGCTAAGGCCGTGTCTCATGGCTGCTTCCCACACCAGATCAATACGGTCAACGTCAATGGCTCCAACCTCATGATGCTCCCAACCCTCCAGCATATGAACCAATCCTCCTGCATGGCATGCATGCACCACCCCTCTCTCCATTGTGTACTGCCACAACACAAGACACACACGCACAAACAGAATTCAGAGTTTAGCCTAGTGGACTAAAAGGATAAACATACAACCTAATAAACCAAACCGTCTTCATACCTCGCAGGTTCCGAGTCCTTGAACATCTTTAGGGAGCCTCATAGCTGCTAGATCTCCATAAGTGCAGTTCCTTCTAAATTTGAGGATTGGTGGCACTACAAACTGGTGGAAATGAGTTCCCGCTGGAGCCCAGCTCTGTTCCCTTGGCGTTAACCACTTCCCAACGATCCAAGTCTGCATATACATAATTCAAACACCCCAAAgtcaatatattttacatttccaCAACAAATGAAAACCACTTAGAATCTAATATGCTACCTTGCAGTTTTGAGCAGCGTTGTATTTGGTCACTTGTACGAGGTAGTTTTGGAACTCAGCAGGAGCTTCTTTCTGAATCTTCTGGAATCTCTCTATCGAGAGTGTCAACATCTGTCAATTATTCAAACATCTGTCAGACTTTGAGACAATATAGTTAGGGTTAAGGATTTTAGTAAGAAAACTTACGAGAACTCTCACTCCACGACGACAGAGGTAAAGAGCGATGGCTCTTCCCAGCTTAGAAGTGGCTCCTGTCAAGAACACCTCTTCCACATCTTTTGGAATTTCATTTAGAATCACTGCTGCGGTTAATGTGTTTCCATGGACCACACGAACTCTAAGGTCAGGATGCTTGTTGACAAACAAAGTCCCACCACCATTTAGAGCTTCGTTCtgagaatttaaaaaaaaaacacaaacataagTAAGTAACCCTTTTAAGTGACTTGACTCAGAAGTTTCAAACTTTTAGAGACTTAAACCTTGTTCAGAGCAGCCAAGCTTATAACTTTAACACCAATCTTATCAGCTCTCAGAATCGCAGCCTCGATCTGATCATTAATTCCTTGTGTAGCAAACGGTAAAAAGTACTGCAAAACAGAGGAAAATGCTCTGTAAAACACTCTGTTCTCTCTGTTTTCAAgggcaattttttttttagaaaaacagaGGAATTACTTGGAATCCAAATCTGGGAACTCCCCAAGTCTGGCAAAGATTGTTTCTGAGGGCATAGAAGCTGAAAAGAAAAGCCTTTGACCAAACCCACATGCCCAACATCACCATAAAGGTGAATGGCCACATGGGCAGCAAGAAGAGTCTTGTGGTGTATGGCATTGAAGCGAATGATCTGAACACAAAAGGTGCATGCATTGCCGACATCACATCTACCCCATGAGCCAAGAACACAAATTCCGGCACTCTCTTCCTTTCCCCTGCACACAGATCTCAATTCTGCTTTTAAGAAAACTGTAACTTTGAGGTCAAGGAAGGGGTACTATTGTCTTTTCAGTCTTTGGCTTTACATGCTTGACTCTGACCTAGTAGGCACTCTACAACTACTAATGTCTCCTCATTAACTAGCTTAAACTGTTTGGTATTGCTGCCTAATTTATTCAACTAGTCTAGTAATAGTTTAGGTATGTTGTTATTACCTGAAGCTAAACGAATCTTCTTTTGGAGTTCCCATGATTTTGAGTTAAGTGTGTTGCCCAAAACATCAAAGAGAGGCATAAACAGACAGAAGTTGGTCCCCATTTCTTGATGATGCAGACTATGGTACCTGCATAATCCCCaccaataaaaacaatctttaaacatttttaaaaaaattcatcacaaGTAAGAAAATCAATATAGATACAACTAGAAACTATAGAATCTTTGGCATATTTGCTTCTTAAAGTAAAATGACACAAGTCACGTTCGTGTGTTTCTTATTCAATGAATAAGTTAGAGAGCCTTTATTGGAAACTTCTATGGTGTGTGGAGCCAATAGATCTAACCAAATCCACAAAAAGTTAACATGTGAAGTACTTTTTTTTGGTCGAAACATGTGAGGTACTTCGGGGTAAGAAGATAAACGTTAAAAACATACGTTGGAGTGTAGATGAGATAACGTAGGATTGGTAGAGTCTTGAATAGCTTGTGAGAGAAGATTTCAACGTTACAATGTCCTAAACATCTTAGGAAATCAAACATGATAGCGTATCCGTAGATCAAGCTTATTGATCCAACACCTAACAAGCAAGAACCAATCAAAGGAACTCCAGCTACTACACAGAGGATAAGGTTCTCCAATAACGTCGCATTTCCAGCTGCACACAACAGATGAAACATTGTTCTTACATAAATCAGaggaacatttttttattttttttatttattactccctccgtttcatattatttgtcgttctaagtctttgcacacagattaagaaaacatttaattttacatatttccaaaataaaaaataatattaccaatacacatcaaccaatataaaaatagaatagagaatattttcaataaattttgcattgaaaatcgaaaacgacacttattttgaaacaaaaatttagctctagaacgacatataatttgaaactgaGGGAGTACAAGATAGTGAGAGTTTTACCAGTCATGGGGTGTGGAACAGGAGATGAGTGGTGGAACAAGTGGTAATGTGTGAATAAGTAGTTGTTACGGTGTAAATATCTATGAAGATAATAGTATAAAGGCTCTGAGAAAGTCACATGTATCACAATTAATGCGATTAGTCCTTTCGTGTTCCAGAGAGGTATACTGTTCATCAACATCAATGGAGGAGACATGTAGCAGATCATGCTCGCTATTATTGCTTGCAGAATTATATAATTGTCCCTGTAATAAAAAACCCACATATATCAAAACGACATTTTTGGTGGGTTTTAAGAGTGTTTTAAGACCATAGCAATAACAGAGAAACAAAAGTAAAAGTGGTTCTGTACCAGTGCCATTCGTGATCAATCTGTTTAAAGTTGACACCATTAGGGTTAATCCTTAGAGTGCGGGTCACCCAAAGCATGTTGTTGTAAACGCTCCAAAGGACATGAACTAGTCCTTTGATTCCACAGATGATGAGGATATGAAGACAGCAGAGAGCCCTCGGGTAGTCTTGTTCGTATGTCCATGAGTACGCTACTTGTGCTGCTAAAGGAGCGTATAGAAGATACTTCATagacagagaaaaaaaacacaaaaaaaaaagctatgagtttcagaagaaaaaaccaaacttttgaaaaataatcaaattttatttctgtaagaaggaaagaaaaacaaaccttAAGATTGCCATAGCTTTCCCAAGGCCATACTGATAAAGTAaccattcttcttcttgtactcTCAGATCTCTCTATGTCTTATTGGTCTATAACCTTAAAGACTTCCCAGGTTTGAAGCAATCCTGAGAAAATGATGTTGCCCTGTTTGTGGaagtcagagagagagagagagatttagctGTTGGGGTTCTCTCTGATCTCAAGAAAAGAGATGAAGATTTTTAGTTGAGGTTTTAAAATTCGTTGAAAGAATTAAAACCTTAAAAAGATTAAACCAAAGCCTAGTTGTGTGACATTACTGAGAGCCTCGAGCTTTGTTTACTTATATAAGCATTGAAACTAGGAGGGCCAACTAGACCCCAACATTTGTTCTTTTATCTCtataatgaaatttaaatacagtaatttttaaatcaacattGTGAAGAAAATCGTTTTCACCTGAAAATAAAACTACAGCGATCAGAATCTGAACACTGTATTCAGtgataattaattttaactcTGGTCAATCGTACTGATGCAAATCTGTATCAACATTTTTACTGTGGTGGATAGCAGATGTTTTTATTCGAGTTTTAATTTGGAGTTTATTTAGTTTTGCGCCAACCAAAACAACCAGAGAAATACGtcattcttttcatttcaataaaactcaaaatcttaaaatatatataacaaaccaTAAAAATGTCACAAAAGGAATTTTGAAGCCAAAggctgacaaaaaaagaaaaaaatattttgaggccaattaaacaaaaatagagaaaatgagAAATAACTGtgttgaaatataaaataaatataactaattttatcTGAAATTATATAAATACCTAATGAATTTTGttagtatatataaaactaatacATTTTATCAAGAATTATGTAcaattatctatttttatatgaGAACCAATGTAAATCAGAAATGTTTTCATTGTTTTCCTGATGTAAATTGCTACAAGAATAATCATACATGTAAACCAAACAGATAACTATtagtataatttaaatttttgtaattaaaagtGTTGaacagttttataaatattttagtggtttgtttatttttttttaaactttttattaataccTAACGACACAGAAGTATAACCAATTGATACAATGGCATAGCTTCACAGCTGGATTATCTCTTTTCTTAAAGAAAAGCTGGATTATATCTTTCTCACACGCATTTAATGTTCAGTTTACGGTTGAAGCGGCGATGGTTACACATCTCGCCCTCGGTGGCTTCTTCATATACTCAAATTTGTATTCAACTTGTCCTCTTCTTCTACTTTTCTaacatttctttatatttttaatggttTTTCAAACCATAAATTAATCCGCATACATGTCACGTACACTAAAGCTTAGCAAGCAAAAGTTTTAAGCGCCTGAAATATATCACATGTTTAAAGCAtcatttgaccaaaaaaaattagtgaagTGGTAAAAAGTCTTGCACTTACCaaaaagttgtttttttgttacaaaCCAAAAAGTTGTTAAGCGCCTAAAGTATATTACATGTTCAGAAGTGGTAACCAGAAGCAGCTtagccaaaaaaaatattaataatatatactagaaATTTTGCTTTGGAGTGGTACAAATGTTAATAAAAGACTCAGGATTTAAGATTCATATAAATGCCATGAGTGAAAGACTAAATCTAAAGACtagtcaaaaataaatcataagctATAATGCCAGCCTCGCTATTTAATGCCTTGACAAGAAAAATCATGTTTGTAAGCAGTTGCTAATTTCCATGTTTTGATGTTCTCATATCTAGTTGGACGTTATTTTTAACAACTAATTAATGCGTATAACATTAAACACCCTAAAAAGCGTGTTCAGACTTGAAAACTTCTATACTACAGAAAGAATAGTCTAAAACACACCGACTCGATTGTGGTTACCATGATAATAGGAACATTACTGCCGAGTGATTTGCAATATGTTCAAAATGGATTCACATACTGCCTACTGGACTGGCCAAGCTTATGCATCATTGTATGGATCAATACGGTCCAAGCAATGGAACTGGATATAGTGATCTTAAATTatacaattaaaattaataattttaaattatacaattatgtctgtttaaaattttaaaatcaggaAATAAAGAACTGAGCATGTCGGTGTTAGAAATATGTTATTTAAcgaaattgaaaattaataagGTAAAAACATAAGCTATTAGCACACTGAGcaaaacatcatatattttgCAGTATAAAAATCTTAGTTATCCTTCTGTGCATAGTGACTaatgatacatatataataagttGGTCAAAAATGatacatataataaattaatagtaaattatataaatatgttgaAATACGCCCCTTAAACACTGATGGAGCCGTCTCAAATTATTTTTGGACcctgttcaaaaaatattattggaacgggccttgtggtcaagtggcagtggacg contains these protein-coding regions:
- the LOC108817691 gene encoding very-long-chain aldehyde decarbonylase CER3 — protein: MVTLSVWPWESYGNLKYLLYAPLAAQVAYSWTYEQDYPRALCCLHILIICGIKGLVHVLWSVYNNMLWVTRTLRINPNGVNFKQIDHEWHWDNYIILQAIIASMICYMSPPLMLMNSIPLWNTKGLIALIVIHVTFSEPLYYYLHRYLHRNNYLFTHYHLFHHSSPVPHPMTAGNATLLENLILCVVAGVPLIGSCLLGVGSISLIYGYAIMFDFLRCLGHCNVEIFSHKLFKTLPILRYLIYTPTYHSLHHQEMGTNFCLFMPLFDVLGNTLNSKSWELQKKIRLASGERKRVPEFVFLAHGVDVMSAMHAPFVFRSFASMPYTTRLFLLPMWPFTFMVMLGMWVWSKAFLFSFYALRNNLCQTWGVPRFGFQYFLPFATQGINDQIEAAILRADKIGVKVISLAALNKNEALNGGGTLFVNKHPDLRVRVVHGNTLTAAVILNEIPKDVEEVFLTGATSKLGRAIALYLCRRGVRVLMLTLSIERFQKIQKEAPAEFQNYLVQVTKYNAAQNCKTWIVGKWLTPREQSWAPAGTHFHQFVVPPILKFRRNCTYGDLAAMRLPKDVQGLGTCEYTMERGVVHACHAGGLVHMLEGWEHHEVGAIDVDRIDLVWEAAMRHGLSSVSSLTN